The genomic DNA GCTATCGTAGGAGCAAACGCCTTTGCTCATGAGTCTGGTATTCACCAAGATGGGGTGTTGAAAAACAAGCTCACCTACGAAATTATGGATGCTCAATTGATTGGTTTAACAGACAATCAAATCGTATTGGGCAAACATTCCGGTAGAAATGCTTTCCGTAGCCGGTTGACAGAATTGGGCTTTGAACTATCAGAAACCGAATTAAATAAAGCATTCGTCAGATTCAAAGACGTAGCCGACAAAAAGAAAGAAATTTCTGATCGGGATTTGGAAGCTATTGTTAATGATGAAATTCAACAAACTCCTGATTTGTTCCGCGTCGAGTTGGTGCAAATTTCCTGCGGTAATAATGCTTGTCCCACAGCTACTGTCACCCTCCGCACCCCAGACGGTGAAGAATTGACTGATGCGGCCATTGGTACGGGACCAGTAGACGCTGTTTACAAAGCCATCAACCGTGTCGTGAATGTACCTAATGAGTTAATTGAGTTTTCTGTACAGTCAGTGACAGAAGGAATTGATGCTTTAGGGGAAGTAACTATTCGACTCCGACATGATTCTAGAGTGTTTTCTGGTCATGCGGCGAATACAGATATTATCGTTGCTTCCGCGCAAGCTTATGTGAATGCGTTGAACCGTCTTTATGCATCTTTGCAACCTCAAGAGCAGGAAGAGGAAATAACGGCACATAAAATCTAGTCAGATATTTTGTTTGGGGTGGGTTTTTCCCGCCCTATTTTTTTGTTTAAAATTCCGAACAGCTATTCAATAAAATTACATATTTATGCATAAGGCTCGTCATATAAGAACTGGTAGGATTGTTTTAGCATCTACAATGGAATCTGGAGATTATTTTGGTATCTTTCAGTGTCCATATTGTAAAACTGATTTGATATTAACACAAGAATATAAAACAAAATATGGGAAAATTGTATCTGCTTTTTTTAAGCATCGGGAAGCCGAAAATGATTTTCAAAAAAAATGTCCTCTCAGAGTAGAAAATAATTCTGATAAAAGTAATAAAGAAAAAAAGTCTAACAAATCTAAAGAACAAAATTTAGAACGTTTAAAACAAGAAGTTATATTGAGTTTAAAAAACCGCAATGATACCCGCATAACATATCAACTACAATACTTATAGCGGTTATCAGTTAAGTGAGATACAAGAACCCCACCCCCAACCCCCTCCCCGCAAGCGAGGAGGGGGCTATGATGTACTTCATTGAAGTGGATACCGCTATATTTTTCTCATAAATCATTTAGGATTGCTATATCAGGCTTTTTTACCAAATAGTTTTGATAGTTGTTAAAGCTTGAATTCGCAAATCACGAGTAACTAAAGGAATACTCAAAGAGAAAGCTGTAGCGGCAATAATTCTATCAGGCATATCAGGAACAGTTACCCGGTCAATTTGTCGAATTGCTCCTGAAACATTCCTATCTAGAGGTACAAGTAAAATACCTATGTTGGGGTCATCCAAAGCGTTTAAAATTCGTGTTAATACTTCTTCTGCAAAGCGTCCTTTCTCAACTAAATAAGCAATTTCTATGATTGTAATAGCTGAGACGTAAATAGGATTACCTGTATTAACTGCTTGTTCCAACGCTGTTAATGCTTCTGCTGACAACCTCTGCAAGTCAAAAACGTACCAAATTAAAGTGTGTGTATCTGCTACTACTGATGTCATGAAACGATATCCCTGGGGAAATTACCCCACATTTCTTGACGTGCTTGAGCAAGCTCCTCTTCAGTAATATCTACTTTTAAATCAGCACATAATCCTCTAATAGTTCGTAAAGGTTTCTTAATAGTAGCTTTTTGAGCCAAAAAATCGGCAAAATCTAATAGTTGCTGCTGTTTATCCACAGGTAAATGGCGTAATCTTTCTAACACTGCTTCCTCAAGATTCATCTAACTTTCTCCTGATTTAACTTCCCAAAATGGCTTTAATCTCTGTGATAATTTCAGCTACTCGTCTATCTTTCTCTAAGATATCAGCTGATAAAAAAACTTGCCCTACTAGCTTAACTAGCAAAGATTTGAGCGAATCTCCGAATACCCTCGGCTAGCTGTTGTTCTGTCAATTCACCGTAGCCGAAAATAAACTGACCTGTATGGTGGGGTTGAAGATACTGGGATTTAGCAGACATGATTCCCACTCCCATTTGAGCAGCACGATGGATGATTTCTTCATCGCTCAGATGGCTGTCTATTTTGACCATTAAATGGATTCCGGCTTTTTCTCCTAAAATAGTGACTTTTTCCCCCAGGTGAACATTTAACGCCTTAACCAGGACTTGACAACGGTGTTCATAAAGCGATCGCATCTTTCTAATATGACGTTCTAAATGTCCTTCAGTAATAAAGTCTGCAAGTGCTTGCTGTTCTAGGATTGGTAAATGGCGATCGCTTAACCACTTAGCACGGGCGAATATAGCAACTAAATTCTTCGGTAATACTAAATAACCAATTCGCAATCCCGGAAACAGCACTTTTGAGAAAGTCCCAATGTACAGGACTGAATCACTACGATCCAAACCTTGTAAAGCTGGAATTGGTCTGTCACCATAGCGATATTCACTATCATAGTCATCCTCAATAATCAATCCCCCGGTTTGCTGCGCCCAAGCTAGCAGTTCTAAACGGCGAGGTAAGGACAAAATTGCTCCTGTGGGGAATTGGTGGGAAGGTGTGACATATACAAGCGGAATCGGTTTGCTGGTATAGTTGACCAGTTCTTTGACAATTAAGCCGGAATCATCCACAGGAATCGGTAAAAGTTCAGCACCTTGAGTCTGAAAAATCAGGCGTGCGCTCATATAGCCAGGATCTTCCAGTGCAATCATATCCCCAGGCTCAATTAATAGCCGCATAATTAAATCGAGTGCTTGTTGAGTCCCATTGACAATCAGGATTTGATCTGTTTCACATTTAACAGCACGGGAACGGGAGAGATAACAAGCGATCGCCTCTCGCAAAGGTCTGTAACCCAAGGGTTCGATAGAATAGTCCAGCCAACTCAAATTAGTGTAAAAGTAACGCGATAGTAATCTGCGCCACAGCTTCAGGGGAAATTGGTCTATGGCTGGTTGTCCGTAGCGAAAGTTAATCTCGGTATCAGGTGCGGCGATTCTAGGGAAATCTTCTGTTTGAGATAAAATCATCCCATACCGATTTAATTTCACTGGCGATCGCCTAATGGTTTGGCTCGATTCTATCGGTGTGGAATGCAGCAAATCATCCGGAAGTTGAGCGCAGACAAAGGTTCCAGAACCCGAAATTGTGGTTAAATAACCCTCACTCAAAAGTTGTTCATAGCTTTGAGTCACAGTAGTACGAGAAATATTCAAAGATTTGGCTAGCGATCGCGTTGACGGAATACGGACTCCTGGCGACAATCGCCCGTTGAGTATGGCTTGACGCAGTTCTTGATATAGCTGCTGATGCAGAGGTAGAGGGGAATTACTATTGAGAGCGATCGCTAAATCCATAATCCAGCAATGAAAGTGGACTGCTATTAAATCACAAAAGTGGCTCTTGTCTCAGACCACTTGAGAAATTACGCTAACAGTAGTTGAAATCAACACCCCTAATGATGCTGACAGAACAACAAATCACTATTAGAGAAGCAATTCCCCCAGAAGACGCACTGATTGCACAGCACTTTTACCAAATGTGGCAAGATATTGGCGTTCCTGATGAAGCGATGAATTCTAATTATTTGGATATTACCCTTGAGTTTATCACCCAAGCTCGTCAAGACTTATTTTATCAAGCTTTTGTGGCACAAGTAGATGATGTAATTGTGGGTTCTGCAAGTTGTCAATTATTTTCTGGTTTATACCCGAATGTAATGACAGCCGAGTACCGAAAATTCGGATATATCTGGGGCGTTTATGTTGAACCAGTTTATCGCAAACAAGGCATTGCGAAGAAATTAACTAATAGTGCAGTTGCTCATTTAAAAGCTATTGGTTGTACGCGAGTAGTTCTGAATGCGTCGCCATCGGGGAAACCAGTTTACTCCAGTCTGGGTTTTTTAGAAAGTAATGCCATGCAACTTGATTTAGTGGAAATACAATCATGAATGAAATTAATCAGGAACAGTTAAGCCCTACACAACGCAGTCAAATCAAGCGCGTACCTCAAAGGGGAAATTATGAGCGTCAGGTAATCTATGACATTTTAGATGAAGGGTTAATTTGTCATGTGGGATTTACTGTAGATAATCAGCCTTTTGTGATTCCTACTGCTTATGGTCGGGTAGAAGACCAATTATATATTCATGGTTCACCAGCTAGTCGAATGTTGCGATCGCTGCAAACTGGTATCGAAGTTTGCCTGACTGTGACTCTATTAGATGGGCTAGTCCTGGCGCGTTCTGCCTTCCATCATTCCATGAACTACCGTTCAGTAGTAGTATTTGGGACAGCAACTATAGTTAAAGATGCTGAAGAAAAATTAGCAGCCCTCAAAGCCTTTACTAATCATGTAATGCCCCAACGGTGGTCAAATGTGCGCCTACCTAACCGCCAGGAAATGCAGGGAACTCTGGTGCTTTCCTTACCTCTAACCGAAGCATCTGCCAAAGTGCGGACAGGGCCACCCCTAGATGATGAAGCCGACTATGCTTTACCAGTGTGGGCAGGTGTTTTGCCATTAAAATTAGTGACTGGGGAAGCGATCGCTGATTCTCGTGTGCCGTCCATTATTAACATACCTGTAGAAGTACAAAAATATACTCGTTGACCGCGCCAATTTGAGATTTGGTTTCGTTTTGACTCGCCATTGGGAAAATAAACCAAAAAAAAGGGAATACTGAGAATATGTATTCCATTCTCCCTACACTCCATGACCACCAACGATTATGAAACGTCCAACCGCTTAGACCTGCAAGAGTGTCAACAACAGCTACAGATGGCGCTTCAGAACCAAAAAATCTTAGCGAGGATTTTGGCTAAAGTTCGCGCCTTTGTCAACCTAGAATCTCTGTGTTCCACTTCTTGTCAAGATATTTGTCGGCAATTGAAGATTGAACGAGTGACAATCTACCGCTTCAACGCTGATTGGAGTGGTAGTTTCATGAATCGTTTTGGCTTTGCAGAATCACCTTGGAATACATTAGCTGCCTTTGGGCAGGACTTGGTTTGGGAAGATTCGCATTTGCAAGAAACCCAGGGAGGGCGATATCGCCAAAATGAGCCGTTTGCCGTATCTGATATTTACAATGCTGGACACGCGCGTTGTCATATTGAGGTGTTAGAACAATTTCAGATTCGGGCCTATGCGCTCGCGCCTATTTTCATAGGTACTAAACTTTGGGGAATACTGGCTGCCTATCAACATTCTGCGCCTCGGCAATGGCATCCTCACGAAGTTGAATTTGTTGCCCAAGCCGCAGCCCATCTTGGCGTAGCTATGCAACAGGCAGATATTCTAGAACAAACTAAACAACGTACAGCAGAACTGCAAGATGCCATTGCGCGGCAACGTGCTTTGACAGAAGTGGTGGGGAATATTCGCTCATCGGTGAACACCGAAATTATTTTACACACCGCCTGTCAAGAAATCTGCAAACTCCTGAAGCTAGAACGGGCAGCGGTTTATCGCTTCAATGAAGACTGGAGCGGCGAATTTATGAGCCAATCTGGTATGTCACAGGGACAGTGGGAGAGAACCAATACCTTCGGCAGAAATTTGGTTTGGGAAGATACCCACCTCCAAGAAACAAAAGGTGGGCGTTACCGCAATAACGAAAGTTTTGCTGTCAACGACATTTACCAAGTGGGACACTCTCGCTGTCACCTAGATATTTTGGAGCAATTCAAAATTCGGGCTTATGCCTTAGCCCCTATCTTCATCGGGCCAAAACTTTGGGGACTGATAGCAGCGTATCAACATTCTGGGCCACGCCAATGGGCAAATTACGAAGTTGAGTTTTTGGCACAAGTAGGGGCGCAATTAGGAGTAGCGATTCAGCAAGCCGAGAATTTAACTCAATCCAAACAACAGGCAACTGCCCTCCAAGATGCGATCGCCAGACAACGAGCCTTGACAGAAGTGGTGGGAAAAATTCGTTCTTCCCTAAATATTGATTTAATTCTCAAAACCACTTGCCAAGAAGTGTGTAAAATGCTGCGAGTCGAGCGGGTTGGCGTTTATCGTTTTAATCCAGACTGGAGTGGCGAATTCGTCAGTAATTTCGGCATGGTGGAAGCACAATGGGATAGTATCAATCCCTTTGGCAAAAATCTGGTTTGGGAAGACACCCACCTGCAAGAAACCAAAGGCGGGCGCTATCGCAATAATGAAAACTTTGCTGTTAACGATATCTACCAAGTTGGACATTCACGCTGTCACCTAGATATTCTGGAGCAATTCAAGATTCGTGCCTATGCCTTGACACCAATTTTTGTCGGACGCAACCTCTGGGGACTGCTGGCAGCTTATCAACATTCGGCACCGCGTCAGTGGGATAGTGTGGAAGTGGAATTTTTGGGACAAGTTGCCAGTCAACTAGGAGTAGCCCTGCAAAGTTCCGAAATGATGACCCAAATCCAAAATCGTGCAGATGAAATGCATCAATCGGCTGAACAGAGGCGGATTTTATTTGATTTAGTCGTCAAAATTCGGGAATCCTTGGATTTGGAGACAATCTTAAAAACTACAGTACAGGAAATCAGGCGATCGCTAACAGCAGATCGAGTCGGCATCTTTCGTTTTGACCCTGATGTCGGTTTTTGTAGTGGTGAATTTATCGCTGAAGATGTCTTACCTAAATTTGATTCTACCCTCGCTGTCAAAGTCCAGGATTATTGCTTCGGTGACCAGTACGCACCACAATATCACCAGGGGCAAGTGCAAGTAATATCTGATGTCAATAGCGTTGGCTCGAAAGTACCTCATCTCGATGTGATTGAGCGATTCCAAGTCAAAGCCCAGATTGTTGTGCCACTA from Nodularia sp. LEGE 06071 includes the following:
- a CDS encoding PLP-dependent aminotransferase family protein, whose protein sequence is MDLAIALNSNSPLPLHQQLYQELRQAILNGRLSPGVRIPSTRSLAKSLNISRTTVTQSYEQLLSEGYLTTISGSGTFVCAQLPDDLLHSTPIESSQTIRRSPVKLNRYGMILSQTEDFPRIAAPDTEINFRYGQPAIDQFPLKLWRRLLSRYFYTNLSWLDYSIEPLGYRPLREAIACYLSRSRAVKCETDQILIVNGTQQALDLIMRLLIEPGDMIALEDPGYMSARLIFQTQGAELLPIPVDDSGLIVKELVNYTSKPIPLVYVTPSHQFPTGAILSLPRRLELLAWAQQTGGLIIEDDYDSEYRYGDRPIPALQGLDRSDSVLYIGTFSKVLFPGLRIGYLVLPKNLVAIFARAKWLSDRHLPILEQQALADFITEGHLERHIRKMRSLYEHRCQVLVKALNVHLGEKVTILGEKAGIHLMVKIDSHLSDEEIIHRAAQMGVGIMSAKSQYLQPHHTGQFIFGYGELTEQQLAEGIRRFAQIFAS
- a CDS encoding GNAT family N-acetyltransferase, which translates into the protein MMLTEQQITIREAIPPEDALIAQHFYQMWQDIGVPDEAMNSNYLDITLEFITQARQDLFYQAFVAQVDDVIVGSASCQLFSGLYPNVMTAEYRKFGYIWGVYVEPVYRKQGIAKKLTNSAVAHLKAIGCTRVVLNASPSGKPVYSSLGFLESNAMQLDLVEIQS
- a CDS encoding pyridoxamine 5'-phosphate oxidase family protein; translation: MNEINQEQLSPTQRSQIKRVPQRGNYERQVIYDILDEGLICHVGFTVDNQPFVIPTAYGRVEDQLYIHGSPASRMLRSLQTGIEVCLTVTLLDGLVLARSAFHHSMNYRSVVVFGTATIVKDAEEKLAALKAFTNHVMPQRWSNVRLPNRQEMQGTLVLSLPLTEASAKVRTGPPLDDEADYALPVWAGVLPLKLVTGEAIADSRVPSIINIPVEVQKYTR
- a CDS encoding type II toxin-antitoxin system VapC family toxin, whose amino-acid sequence is MTSVVADTHTLIWYVFDLQRLSAEALTALEQAVNTGNPIYVSAITIIEIAYLVEKGRFAEEVLTRILNALDDPNIGILLVPLDRNVSGAIRQIDRVTVPDMPDRIIAATAFSLSIPLVTRDLRIQALTTIKTIW
- a CDS encoding DUF2281 domain-containing protein; the protein is MNLEEAVLERLRHLPVDKQQQLLDFADFLAQKATIKKPLRTIRGLCADLKVDITEEELAQARQEMWGNFPRDIVS
- a CDS encoding GAF domain-containing protein gives rise to the protein MTTNDYETSNRLDLQECQQQLQMALQNQKILARILAKVRAFVNLESLCSTSCQDICRQLKIERVTIYRFNADWSGSFMNRFGFAESPWNTLAAFGQDLVWEDSHLQETQGGRYRQNEPFAVSDIYNAGHARCHIEVLEQFQIRAYALAPIFIGTKLWGILAAYQHSAPRQWHPHEVEFVAQAAAHLGVAMQQADILEQTKQRTAELQDAIARQRALTEVVGNIRSSVNTEIILHTACQEICKLLKLERAAVYRFNEDWSGEFMSQSGMSQGQWERTNTFGRNLVWEDTHLQETKGGRYRNNESFAVNDIYQVGHSRCHLDILEQFKIRAYALAPIFIGPKLWGLIAAYQHSGPRQWANYEVEFLAQVGAQLGVAIQQAENLTQSKQQATALQDAIARQRALTEVVGKIRSSLNIDLILKTTCQEVCKMLRVERVGVYRFNPDWSGEFVSNFGMVEAQWDSINPFGKNLVWEDTHLQETKGGRYRNNENFAVNDIYQVGHSRCHLDILEQFKIRAYALTPIFVGRNLWGLLAAYQHSAPRQWDSVEVEFLGQVASQLGVALQSSEMMTQIQNRADEMHQSAEQRRILFDLVVKIRESLDLETILKTTVQEIRRSLTADRVGIFRFDPDVGFCSGEFIAEDVLPKFDSTLAVKVQDYCFGDQYAPQYHQGQVQVISDVNSVGSKVPHLDVIERFQVKAQIVVPLKEGDELWGLLCIHQCTHPRQWEEPELEFVTQVAAQISVALYQANLFQQSSLLGETRQEANQLAQALKELRTAQMQIIHAEKMASLGQLVAGVAHEINNPINFIHGNLVHAHQYTQELLRCIELYQHYHPHVAPELEEFFKQAEIEFLFDDLPKLFQSMQVGTERIREIVTSLRNFSRLDEADFKTANIHEGIDSTLMILQHRLKPSADNPTIHVSKVYNTLPPIECYPGQLNQVLMNLLSNAIDAIEQRNVQLSFQEIAANPGQIRISTSVLNKDWISIRIADNGLGIDEKYLSRLFDPFFTTKVVGKGTGLGLSISYQIVTDKHNGKIYCQSELGKGTEFVVELPIHQTTITKPVTSVQV